A portion of the Pseudomonas sp. GR 6-02 genome contains these proteins:
- a CDS encoding bifunctional helix-turn-helix transcriptional regulator/GNAT family N-acetyltransferase — MHILFEVLAVTRTQSDLINQVRSASRLMVRELGFMQTTLAATDYSPSFVHTIVEIGDRGALTAGELVELLGLEKSTVSRMVRKLIEAGEIEEIPHEEDARSKKLRLTAQGKKTLRAIDSFARQQVDAALVYLTNEQQQAVSEGIANYAGALQAHRLGTAPQPPAQLEIARGYRPGIIGRMVQMHADYYARHSNFGQPFESLVASDMAELMGRLHNPRNEVWAALDGQRIVGSIAIDGEGEGGEAILRCFILDDSARGKGAGKRLLAEAMKFCDEQGFCATRLWTFKGLDVARKLYEDFGFKLEQEQEGQQWGATVIEQCFVRPGPVAGPLNGVGDTHPPIDLA, encoded by the coding sequence ATGCACATTCTGTTCGAGGTGCTTGCCGTGACCCGTACCCAGTCAGACCTGATCAACCAAGTCCGTTCAGCATCGCGCCTCATGGTGCGCGAGTTGGGGTTCATGCAAACCACGCTGGCGGCGACGGACTATTCGCCTTCGTTTGTTCACACGATCGTGGAGATTGGAGATCGGGGGGCGCTGACAGCAGGGGAACTTGTGGAGCTGCTCGGCCTGGAAAAATCCACTGTGAGCCGGATGGTGCGCAAGCTCATTGAGGCCGGCGAGATCGAAGAAATTCCACACGAGGAGGATGCGCGCTCCAAGAAACTGCGACTCACGGCACAGGGCAAGAAAACCCTGCGAGCCATTGATTCGTTCGCCAGGCAACAGGTGGACGCTGCCTTGGTTTATCTGACGAATGAGCAACAACAAGCGGTGAGTGAGGGCATCGCCAACTATGCCGGCGCACTGCAAGCTCATCGACTCGGTACAGCGCCGCAGCCACCCGCGCAGCTGGAGATCGCTCGGGGCTACCGGCCCGGAATCATCGGCCGCATGGTGCAAATGCATGCCGACTACTACGCACGGCATTCGAATTTCGGCCAGCCGTTCGAAAGCCTGGTTGCATCGGACATGGCGGAGTTGATGGGGCGTTTGCACAATCCACGCAACGAGGTTTGGGCGGCGTTGGATGGCCAGCGAATTGTCGGTTCCATCGCCATAGACGGTGAAGGCGAGGGCGGCGAAGCGATTCTGCGCTGTTTCATTCTGGATGACTCGGCGCGAGGCAAAGGCGCAGGCAAACGCTTGTTGGCTGAAGCCATGAAATTCTGTGACGAACAGGGCTTTTGCGCGACGCGGTTGTGGACGTTCAAAGGCCTGGATGTGGCTCGTAAACTGTATGAAGACTTTGGCTTCAAGTTGGAACAGGAGCAGGAGGGCCAGCAGTGGGGGGCGACGGTTATCGAACAGTGTTTTGTGCGACCTGGCCCGGTTGCTGGGCCGCTAAATGGAGTTGGCGATACGCATCCACCAATTGATCTTGCGTGA
- the mug gene encoding G/U mismatch-specific DNA glycosylase, giving the protein MSEGLEDILTERLAVIFCGINPGVTAAALGHHFAGRGNRFWRTLHLAGFTPTEVPPENDRTILQYQCGLTAVVERPTARADQLSVHEFTAAAADFEQKIAHYAPRFVAFLGKAAYSALSGQREIAWGLQSKTFGDASVWVLPNPSGRNRAFTQDQLVDAYRQLHLAAQQPGQVAQNTVR; this is encoded by the coding sequence GTGAGTGAAGGACTCGAAGACATTCTCACCGAACGGCTTGCGGTGATTTTTTGTGGCATTAATCCGGGCGTGACTGCCGCCGCCCTGGGCCATCATTTTGCGGGTCGAGGCAATCGCTTCTGGCGCACACTCCATCTCGCCGGTTTTACGCCTACAGAGGTGCCCCCGGAAAACGACCGGACGATCTTGCAGTATCAATGTGGATTAACCGCAGTGGTTGAACGGCCTACGGCGCGAGCGGATCAGCTGTCCGTGCATGAATTCACCGCTGCCGCCGCGGATTTTGAACAAAAGATCGCACACTATGCGCCACGCTTTGTGGCGTTTCTCGGCAAAGCTGCGTACAGCGCGTTGTCCGGTCAACGGGAAATTGCGTGGGGGCTTCAGTCAAAGACTTTTGGTGATGCCTCGGTCTGGGTCCTGCCCAATCCCAGCGGGCGAAATCGCGCGTTCACGCAAGATCAATTGGTGGATGCGTATCGCCAACTCCATTTAGCGGCCCAGCAACCGGGCCAGGTCGCACAAAACACTGTTCGATAA
- a CDS encoding amidase — protein sequence MIEVTEVSIAELRAALESGRTTAVELVQAYLARIDAYDGADTPTALNAVVVRNPDALKEAQASDARRAKGETLGPLDGIPYTAKDSYLVKGLTAASGSPAFANLIAYRDAFTIERLRAAGAICLGKTNMPPMANGGMQRGVYGRAESPYNADYLTAPFASGSSNGAGTATAASFSAFGLAEETWSSGRGPASNNGLCAYTPSRGVISVRGNWPLTPTMDVVVPFARTMADLLEVLDVVVADDPDTRGDLWRMQPWVPIPSVASVRPASYGSLAAKSDALKGKRFGVPRMYINADPDAGTSDAPGIGGPTGQRINTRPSVIGLWEQARKTLEAAGAEVLEVDFPLVSNCEGDRPGAPTVFNRGLVSKEFLHHELWDLTAWAFDDFLRANGDPKLNRLVDVNGPLIFPHDPGTLPNREGDLAAGMDEYVRMAERGITPWDQIDTLPDGLRGLEQTRRIDLEEWMDRLGLDAVIFPTVADVGPANADVDPKSADIAWSNGVWVANGNLAIRHLGVPTVTVPMGVMPDIGMPVGLTFAGRAYDDSTLLRLASAFESTGTKRLIPPRTPPLSGSQK from the coding sequence ATGATCGAGGTCACCGAGGTTTCCATTGCCGAGCTGCGTGCCGCGCTCGAATCCGGCCGGACCACGGCGGTTGAGCTTGTGCAGGCCTATCTCGCCCGGATCGACGCCTACGATGGCGCCGACACGCCCACCGCCCTCAACGCGGTGGTGGTTCGCAACCCCGATGCGCTCAAGGAAGCACAGGCGTCCGATGCCCGTCGGGCCAAGGGCGAAACGCTAGGCCCGCTCGACGGTATCCCCTACACGGCCAAGGACAGTTATCTGGTGAAGGGGCTGACCGCCGCCTCTGGAAGTCCCGCCTTCGCCAACCTGATCGCTTATCGCGATGCGTTCACCATCGAACGGCTTCGCGCCGCCGGGGCGATCTGCCTGGGCAAGACCAATATGCCGCCAATGGCCAACGGCGGGATGCAGCGCGGGGTGTATGGCCGTGCCGAGAGTCCGTACAACGCCGACTACCTCACCGCCCCTTTCGCTTCGGGCTCTTCGAACGGCGCCGGTACCGCAACCGCCGCCAGTTTCTCGGCATTTGGCCTGGCGGAAGAAACCTGGTCGAGCGGACGTGGCCCTGCCTCGAACAATGGCCTGTGCGCCTATACGCCTTCGCGTGGGGTGATCTCGGTGCGCGGCAACTGGCCGTTGACGCCGACGATGGACGTGGTCGTGCCGTTCGCCCGGACGATGGCGGACCTGCTAGAGGTGCTCGATGTGGTGGTGGCCGATGATCCCGACACACGCGGTGATCTATGGCGGATGCAACCTTGGGTGCCAATTCCGAGTGTCGCTTCGGTGCGCCCCGCTTCCTACGGATCGCTGGCCGCGAAAAGCGATGCGCTGAAAGGAAAGCGCTTCGGCGTGCCTCGCATGTACATCAACGCCGATCCCGACGCGGGCACCAGCGATGCGCCTGGCATCGGTGGGCCGACGGGCCAGCGCATCAACACCCGCCCCTCCGTGATCGGGCTCTGGGAGCAGGCGCGCAAGACACTCGAAGCGGCCGGCGCTGAAGTGCTCGAGGTCGATTTCCCGCTGGTTTCCAATTGCGAGGGCGATCGTCCTGGGGCACCGACGGTGTTTAACCGGGGCCTGGTGTCCAAAGAGTTCCTGCACCATGAGTTGTGGGATCTGACGGCCTGGGCGTTCGATGATTTTCTGCGAGCCAACGGCGATCCAAAACTCAATCGCCTGGTCGACGTAAACGGGCCGCTGATTTTCCCCCACGACCCGGGGACGCTGCCCAACCGCGAGGGCGATCTTGCCGCGGGCATGGACGAGTACGTGCGGATGGCCGAACGCGGTATTACGCCGTGGGATCAGATCGACACGCTGCCGGATGGATTGCGCGGGCTGGAACAGACCCGTCGAATCGATCTGGAGGAATGGATGGATCGGCTGGGGCTCGACGCGGTGATTTTCCCGACGGTAGCCGACGTTGGGCCGGCGAATGCCGATGTCGATCCGAAGTCTGCGGACATCGCGTGGAGTAACGGGGTATGGGTTGCCAACGGCAATCTCGCCATCCGCCACCTGGGCGTTCCAACAGTCACGGTGCCGATGGGCGTCATGCCGGACATCGGCATGCCCGTCGGGCTGACATTTGCCGGTCGCGCCTATGACGACTCGACGCTGCTTCGCCTGGCTTCGGCGTTCGAGTCGACGGGGACGAAACGCTTGATCCCACCGCGCACCCCGCCCTTGTCGGGTAGCCAAAAATAG
- a CDS encoding aldo/keto reductase has product MSYEAFHDALRDTRFALNHGSGEMPAVGFGTLFSDLSVTTQAVKDALEAGFRHFDCAERYRNEESVGAAIKEMLEAGKIRREDVFITTKLWNTNHRPERVKPAFEASCRRLQVDAIDCYLIHTPFAFQPGENQDPRDEQGRVIYDSGVTLIETWRALERLVDEGRCKSIGLSDITLEALKEIVAVARIKPAVVQVESHPYLPEWELLEFCKQHGIVLLAFAPLGHGMEPKVLEDSVITGIAKRLQKTPAQVALAWSVQRGVAFLTTSATPSHIKENLDISTLPHRAMLEIKEDITTRVRFNSVVETGVPGFIPRKK; this is encoded by the coding sequence ATGTCTTACGAAGCTTTTCACGATGCACTTCGCGATACCCGGTTTGCGCTGAACCACGGCTCAGGTGAAATGCCGGCCGTTGGGTTTGGCACGCTGTTCAGTGATCTCAGCGTCACCACACAAGCGGTCAAGGACGCCTTGGAAGCGGGCTTTCGCCATTTCGATTGTGCAGAGCGCTATCGCAATGAGGAGAGTGTCGGCGCTGCGATAAAAGAGATGCTGGAGGCGGGCAAGATCCGCCGGGAGGACGTGTTCATTACCACTAAACTGTGGAACACCAACCATCGTCCCGAGCGAGTCAAACCTGCCTTCGAGGCCAGCTGCCGCCGCCTCCAAGTGGACGCTATCGACTGCTACCTGATCCATACGCCGTTTGCCTTTCAACCCGGTGAGAATCAGGACCCGAGAGACGAACAGGGTCGCGTCATCTACGACTCCGGCGTGACACTGATCGAGACCTGGAGAGCACTCGAACGCCTGGTGGATGAAGGCCGCTGCAAGTCCATCGGCTTGTCTGATATCACGTTGGAAGCGTTAAAAGAGATTGTGGCAGTGGCCCGGATCAAACCTGCCGTGGTGCAGGTCGAGTCCCACCCTTATCTGCCGGAATGGGAACTGCTTGAGTTCTGCAAACAGCATGGAATCGTCCTCCTGGCGTTCGCGCCACTGGGCCATGGCATGGAGCCGAAAGTGTTGGAAGACTCGGTGATTACAGGGATCGCCAAGCGCTTGCAGAAGACTCCGGCTCAAGTGGCATTGGCCTGGTCTGTACAACGGGGCGTTGCTTTTTTGACCACGTCCGCTACACCAAGTCATATCAAGGAAAACCTGGATATTTCCACCCTGCCGCATAGGGCGATGCTTGAGATCAAGGAAGATATTACGACCAGGGTACGATTCAACTCGGTCGTGGAAACCGGTGTGCCTGGATTTATTCCACGGAAAAAGTGA
- a CDS encoding TetR/AcrR family transcriptional regulator gives MAQKKITEGKGRGRPRAYDPQTALQQALGVFWSTGYSGASLDSIATAAGMNRPSLYAAFGDKHALYIKALEQYWESASAAMQEALMDKDLTLEQALMGFYEGQLSIYFSGEGQPRGCFAIGTATTEAVEDSAIREVLADRLSRLDADLETRLRAAVSAGELKDDVDPAALAVLASSLLHSISIRARAGKSRAELTELARNAVNVICGV, from the coding sequence ATGGCACAAAAAAAGATTACAGAGGGCAAAGGCCGAGGCCGCCCCCGCGCATATGACCCGCAGACAGCGCTGCAACAGGCACTTGGGGTTTTCTGGAGCACTGGATATTCCGGCGCTTCCCTGGACAGCATCGCCACCGCCGCCGGCATGAATCGCCCAAGCCTCTATGCGGCATTCGGTGACAAGCACGCGCTCTACATCAAGGCGCTTGAGCAGTATTGGGAGTCTGCCTCCGCTGCCATGCAGGAGGCGCTTATGGACAAAGACCTGACTTTGGAGCAGGCGCTAATGGGCTTCTATGAGGGACAGTTGTCGATCTACTTCTCGGGCGAGGGGCAACCGCGTGGCTGCTTTGCGATCGGCACGGCGACGACCGAAGCCGTCGAGGATTCTGCAATACGAGAGGTTCTTGCGGACCGGCTCAGCCGGCTCGATGCCGATCTCGAAACACGTCTGCGCGCGGCAGTCAGCGCCGGTGAGTTGAAAGACGATGTCGACCCAGCCGCCCTCGCCGTACTCGCCTCATCCCTGTTGCATAGCATTTCGATACGGGCGCGAGCGGGCAAATCCCGCGCGGAATTGACGGAGCTTGCCCGCAATGCGGTCAACGTGATTTGCGGTGTGTGA
- a CDS encoding LysR family transcriptional regulator, protein MDVFQTMRFFMAVAQSGSFTAAAELLDTTTTNVSKAVSSLETRLQTRLINRTTRRLALTEAGARYLQRCERILDEVREADEEAGSAHTRPVGRLKIHAMSAIGNHYVIDTIAKYRETHPSVMFDLTLTNRLPDLLEEGYDMSIVLARDLPDSGFVAQRLGITYSILCASPAYLKKRGIPDSPGSLGTHDCLRIVNTVMPVEHWAFEGPEGVESINVPLSPFHINTADGMTVAITNGMGIGIQPIASAVNGLRAGTLVRVLPEYRLEELNLFAIYPSRKFVDAKTKTWVEFLKHHIPGMLASDEKIVGSGKNISY, encoded by the coding sequence ATGGACGTTTTCCAAACCATGCGGTTTTTCATGGCTGTTGCCCAGAGCGGCAGTTTTACCGCGGCAGCCGAGCTATTGGACACCACGACAACCAACGTCTCCAAAGCCGTTTCCAGCCTCGAGACCAGGCTTCAAACCCGTCTGATTAACCGCACCACCCGACGCCTGGCGCTGACCGAAGCCGGTGCGCGCTATTTGCAACGATGCGAGAGGATTCTTGACGAGGTACGTGAAGCCGATGAGGAAGCCGGGAGCGCTCACACCCGGCCCGTGGGCAGGCTGAAAATTCATGCCATGTCAGCCATCGGTAATCACTATGTGATCGATACCATTGCCAAATACAGAGAGACTCATCCCTCGGTCATGTTTGATTTGACGCTGACCAATCGGCTACCTGACTTGCTTGAGGAAGGGTATGACATGTCGATTGTTTTAGCGCGGGATCTGCCCGATTCAGGGTTTGTCGCTCAGCGGCTTGGCATCACTTACAGCATTCTCTGCGCTTCGCCTGCTTATCTGAAGAAACGCGGAATCCCGGACTCTCCGGGTTCTCTTGGTACACATGATTGTTTGAGGATTGTTAATACGGTAATGCCGGTTGAACACTGGGCATTTGAGGGGCCTGAAGGCGTGGAGTCAATCAACGTCCCATTGTCTCCCTTTCACATCAATACGGCTGATGGAATGACCGTTGCGATAACAAACGGGATGGGCATCGGTATTCAGCCGATTGCTTCTGCGGTCAATGGCCTCAGGGCCGGCACGTTAGTGCGCGTGTTGCCGGAGTATCGGCTTGAAGAGTTGAATCTATTTGCAATCTACCCATCACGAAAATTCGTGGATGCGAAGACAAAGACTTGGGTGGAGTTTCTTAAACATCACATCCCGGGCATGTTGGCATCCGATGAAAAAATCGTAGGTTCGGGAAAAAATATCAGTTATTGA
- a CDS encoding efflux transporter outer membrane subunit has protein sequence MKSNARFINRQTFKTTFGAVSVLAFLTACTVGPDYQMQPPSLSQHYDQQAEQRLGQGGNQPGGQHINLGQKVSGDWWTAFHSQKLDQVVRRAIEGNLELVAADATIRQAASSVAAAEGALYPQVDFGAQAGRQRVHNAKEPSISNFYAIGPRVGFDLDAFGGNKRRVEQQQAFADLQKHRYEAAYLTLTGNVASQALLVASANAQMAAVEKLLANDAKNLDLVRRAHASGVTTQIDVSLAETRLAQDRTLLPPLAQQRDAARHALSILTGKGPGDWIAPDFDFAEFVLPANVPVSVPSEMAHGRPDVLQAEAELHMASAAVGVATANLYPHVTLSASLVQAASGNGGAALWGLAAGLAGPIFDGGTLKAERQAAVDGYKATLAGYQQTVIQSFGQVADSLQAINHDAEQNQAQEDALRAAETSFRLNQQAYAQGENSILQVLEAERAYEQALLGQIRVKTAQYLDTVQLYVALGGNSVGAFEQRIASREAHNPSYQ, from the coding sequence ATGAAATCCAATGCGCGCTTCATCAACAGACAGACGTTCAAAACCACGTTCGGTGCGGTGTCGGTTCTTGCGTTCCTGACGGCCTGCACCGTCGGCCCCGACTATCAAATGCAGCCGCCGAGCCTGTCGCAGCACTACGACCAACAGGCCGAGCAGCGTCTCGGCCAGGGCGGCAACCAGCCTGGCGGGCAACACATCAACCTTGGCCAAAAGGTCAGCGGTGACTGGTGGACGGCCTTCCATTCGCAGAAGCTCGACCAGGTTGTGCGTCGCGCCATCGAGGGCAATCTTGAGCTCGTGGCGGCGGATGCAACGATCCGGCAAGCGGCGTCGTCCGTCGCGGCGGCGGAGGGTGCGCTTTATCCGCAGGTCGACTTTGGCGCCCAGGCGGGTCGTCAGCGGGTACACAACGCGAAAGAGCCTTCGATCTCCAATTTCTACGCGATCGGGCCGCGGGTCGGTTTCGACCTTGATGCGTTCGGCGGTAACAAACGGCGGGTCGAGCAGCAGCAAGCGTTTGCCGATCTTCAGAAGCATCGATACGAAGCGGCGTACCTGACCCTGACGGGGAATGTCGCCAGCCAGGCATTGTTGGTGGCGTCTGCCAATGCGCAGATGGCAGCCGTCGAAAAGCTGCTCGCCAATGACGCCAAGAACCTCGATCTGGTGCGCAGGGCACATGCCAGCGGCGTCACCACGCAGATCGATGTTTCGCTGGCCGAGACCCGGCTCGCCCAGGACCGCACACTGCTGCCGCCCCTCGCTCAGCAGCGTGATGCCGCGCGCCATGCGCTGTCGATTCTCACCGGCAAGGGCCCTGGCGACTGGATCGCGCCGGACTTCGATTTTGCCGAGTTCGTATTGCCGGCCAACGTGCCGGTGAGTGTGCCCTCGGAAATGGCCCACGGCCGACCGGACGTCCTGCAAGCAGAGGCGGAACTGCACATGGCCAGCGCGGCAGTCGGTGTCGCGACTGCGAACCTCTATCCCCATGTAACGCTGTCCGCCTCGCTGGTACAGGCCGCTTCCGGCAATGGTGGTGCCGCGCTCTGGGGTTTGGCTGCAGGGTTGGCGGGGCCGATCTTTGACGGCGGAACGCTCAAGGCTGAACGTCAGGCTGCCGTCGACGGTTACAAGGCGACGCTCGCCGGTTATCAGCAGACGGTCATTCAGTCGTTCGGCCAGGTCGCGGACTCGTTGCAGGCGATCAACCATGACGCCGAGCAAAACCAGGCGCAGGAAGACGCGTTACGCGCTGCAGAAACCAGTTTTCGGTTGAACCAGCAAGCCTACGCGCAAGGCGAGAACAGCATTCTCCAGGTGCTGGAAGCGGAACGTGCCTACGAGCAAGCGTTGCTGGGGCAAATTCGGGTGAAGACCGCGCAGTATCTCGACACGGTGCAGCTGTATGTAGCCCTCGGCGGTAATTCCGTCGGCGCGTTTGAGCAACGGATTGCCAGTCGCGAAGCACATAACCCTTCGTATCAATAA
- a CDS encoding DUF2790 domain-containing protein produces MKTLKIAVLLALAGIGAHAFADDGHSINATSKTPVEIYTYETKLDIKKVIYLSEIPDECKPVPVQMTYEDSHDQRHVMQYQVMGTGCSNG; encoded by the coding sequence ATGAAAACTTTAAAAATTGCGGTTCTTCTGGCACTTGCCGGTATAGGCGCACACGCCTTTGCAGACGATGGCCATTCAATTAACGCGACCAGCAAAACACCTGTTGAGATCTACACGTACGAAACGAAGCTCGACATTAAGAAAGTCATTTACCTCTCAGAGATTCCGGACGAGTGCAAACCGGTCCCGGTGCAAATGACCTATGAAGACTCCCACGATCAACGGCATGTCATGCAATATCAAGTGATGGGCACTGGATGTTCAAACGGTTGA
- a CDS encoding HlyD family secretion protein, with product MTKQFDIPATQTFEHARPDAPIKKPFKQKFRPLLIVGLPVLFAALGYARYQAGEAFISTDNAYARVAKASINARISGQVVEIAVEDNQPVHKGQMLFRIDPKPFQIAVDRAQAQLSVARLRIDGLKAGYRQQQAELQSAKESADFDQREFARKKALVATEFVSRAIYERADTDLKVARQRIASIEQQIASTVVALNGNPDIEADNHPTVREARAQLDEAQLYLSYTTVYAPDDGIVAKVDDLQVGNYVSNGAPAFALLSDRQIWVEANFRETQVTHMRPGQEATISIDTYPDHVFKAHVTSMSPGAGSDFALLPPENATGNWVKVVQRVPVRLELDEADPAFPLFSGTSATVKVDTGYHTPWWHPLKALLTAGNF from the coding sequence ATGACTAAACAGTTCGACATCCCGGCTACGCAGACCTTCGAGCACGCAAGGCCTGACGCGCCCATCAAAAAACCGTTCAAGCAGAAATTTCGGCCCTTGTTGATTGTCGGTTTGCCGGTGCTCTTCGCAGCGCTGGGCTATGCCCGCTATCAAGCAGGCGAGGCGTTCATTTCAACCGATAACGCCTACGCTCGAGTGGCGAAGGCGTCGATCAACGCGCGTATTTCCGGACAAGTCGTCGAAATCGCCGTCGAGGACAACCAACCGGTTCACAAAGGCCAGATGCTGTTTCGGATCGACCCGAAACCGTTCCAGATCGCGGTTGACCGTGCGCAAGCACAGCTGAGCGTGGCGCGGCTGCGCATCGATGGGCTCAAGGCCGGTTACCGCCAGCAGCAGGCTGAACTGCAATCGGCCAAAGAGTCGGCCGATTTCGATCAGCGCGAGTTTGCCCGCAAGAAAGCGCTGGTCGCTACCGAGTTCGTCTCGCGGGCGATTTACGAGCGCGCCGACACCGACCTCAAAGTTGCCCGGCAACGCATCGCGTCGATCGAACAACAGATCGCCAGCACGGTTGTCGCGTTGAACGGTAATCCAGACATCGAAGCCGATAACCACCCGACGGTTCGTGAAGCGAGGGCGCAGCTGGACGAGGCGCAACTCTACCTCTCGTACACGACGGTATATGCGCCGGACGATGGCATCGTGGCCAAGGTCGACGATCTGCAGGTTGGCAACTACGTCAGCAACGGTGCGCCGGCCTTTGCGCTGCTGTCCGATCGGCAGATTTGGGTCGAGGCCAACTTCCGCGAGACGCAGGTGACCCACATGCGTCCAGGCCAGGAAGCAACCATCAGCATCGATACCTATCCCGATCACGTTTTCAAAGCCCACGTGACCAGCATGAGCCCCGGTGCCGGATCGGACTTCGCCTTGCTGCCGCCTGAAAATGCCACCGGCAACTGGGTCAAGGTTGTCCAGCGGGTACCGGTGCGCCTTGAACTCGACGAGGCCGACCCTGCGTTTCCGCTTTTTTCGGGCACCAGCGCCACAGTCAAGGTCGATACCGGGTATCACACGCCATGGTGGCATCCGCTCAAGGCGCTGTTAACCGCAGGTAACTTCTGA
- a CDS encoding DHA2 family efflux MFS transporter permease subunit, whose product MNANSIGPQGAGTLRFAALLATYMQSANLPLPNAVLRFIQGGLSMTDDQAGWVFTSYLAASAITMPVAQWLAGRYGLKRVYQAALAFFVLGLLLATVATTPLEFVGARIIQGLASGVLAPLSMAISMETLPLEKRAKFGATWTAIVLLGIVSGPSIGGWVSEHFGWRPIFYISLPLSAFIFLVMALLLAEKKAEQRPSFDFFGFGSFTLALISLQMLLDRGERLDWFASTEIWLEAAGCALGLYLFAVHLLSKKVHFLNKRLFKDRNFVLSTIIFFAVGFVLLSTMALTSPMLDEILGYPPDTTGSLTIPRGVGLVGAFLLMGRVPERFDRRWFVAIGVAVVIYANWLMLGYSPLMDWSPVAIAGAIQGIGIGILMPSLTKIAFSTLDPKLRPEGTGFFNLSRVYGSTLGVAIVQIFFFNNTQAMHLALVSHLTPYRAAAHAAPMSLQALAGLNEMITGQAAFIAVVDQFKLLMVAMLVVSPLVVFLRKPVPTN is encoded by the coding sequence ATGAACGCCAATTCTATCGGGCCTCAAGGTGCGGGAACATTGAGGTTCGCCGCGCTGCTCGCGACCTATATGCAGTCGGCGAACCTGCCGTTGCCCAATGCAGTACTCAGGTTTATCCAAGGCGGCCTGTCGATGACTGACGACCAGGCAGGCTGGGTATTCACCTCGTACCTCGCGGCGAGCGCCATCACCATGCCGGTTGCGCAGTGGCTGGCCGGGCGTTATGGCTTGAAGCGGGTTTATCAGGCCGCGCTGGCCTTCTTCGTTCTTGGCTTGCTGCTCGCCACAGTTGCGACGACTCCGCTGGAGTTCGTCGGTGCGCGAATTATCCAAGGCCTGGCGAGTGGCGTGCTGGCGCCGCTGTCGATGGCGATTTCAATGGAGACGTTGCCACTGGAGAAGCGTGCGAAATTTGGCGCGACATGGACGGCAATCGTGCTCTTGGGCATCGTCAGCGGCCCGAGCATCGGTGGTTGGGTCAGCGAGCATTTCGGCTGGCGGCCGATCTTCTACATCAGCCTTCCGTTGTCGGCATTCATCTTCCTGGTGATGGCGCTTTTGCTTGCCGAGAAGAAGGCCGAGCAACGTCCGTCGTTCGATTTCTTCGGCTTCGGCAGCTTCACGCTGGCGTTGATCAGCCTGCAAATGTTGCTCGACCGCGGCGAACGCCTGGACTGGTTTGCCTCGACCGAAATCTGGCTGGAAGCGGCGGGCTGCGCGTTGGGGCTGTACCTGTTCGCCGTGCATCTGTTGAGCAAGAAGGTGCATTTCCTCAACAAGCGTCTGTTCAAGGACCGCAACTTCGTACTGTCGACGATTATCTTTTTCGCCGTGGGTTTCGTGCTGTTGTCGACCATGGCACTGACGTCGCCGATGCTGGACGAGATCCTCGGCTATCCGCCTGATACGACAGGTTCGCTGACGATACCGCGCGGTGTGGGGCTGGTAGGGGCGTTCCTGCTGATGGGTCGTGTTCCCGAGCGTTTCGACCGTCGGTGGTTCGTGGCGATTGGCGTGGCCGTGGTGATTTACGCCAACTGGCTGATGCTCGGTTATTCGCCTTTGATGGACTGGTCACCGGTGGCGATCGCCGGGGCAATCCAGGGGATTGGCATCGGCATCTTGATGCCGTCGCTCACCAAGATCGCGTTCAGCACGCTCGATCCCAAGTTACGCCCGGAAGGCACCGGTTTTTTCAATCTGTCGCGTGTTTACGGGAGCACCCTCGGCGTTGCGATCGTGCAGATTTTCTTCTTCAACAATACGCAAGCGATGCACCTGGCACTGGTCAGCCATCTGACGCCTTATCGCGCCGCTGCGCATGCCGCGCCGATGTCCCTGCAAGCACTGGCGGGGCTCAACGAAATGATCACCGGCCAGGCGGCTTTTATCGCGGTAGTCGACCAATTCAAGCTGTTGATGGTGGCGATGCTGGTGGTCAGTCCACTGGTTGTCTTTCTTCGCAAGCCCGTTCCGACCAACTAG